One Helianthus annuus cultivar XRQ/B chromosome 12, HanXRQr2.0-SUNRISE, whole genome shotgun sequence genomic region harbors:
- the LOC110894373 gene encoding polynucleotide 3'-phosphatase ZDP isoform X4 — MLGPWRKETAAICESDQDKLKQMASEGDQSSTKREGDVETETDKRDTKKLKVDHVTHENEEIGQEKKNVTNEKIVAEYAKSGRSSCKKCSEKIESKSLRMGLSSWDSRGFENTKWHHLDCFFPVDADLVSAESIKGFADLKSGDQEKLKKLVAEQDQSCKKSNEDGETELQESDQKSEKISGSPDEAIGSEIASYAVSDVKDNYKGATLQPKWKAFQTIIYLERDDGLHDSKKIAAFDFDGCLAKTSVQRVGANAWSLMYASIPKKLQSLYNDGYKLVIFTNESNIERWKNKRQVAVDSKIGRLYAFIKLVNVPIQVFIACGVSKGQEVDPFRKPQPGMWRVMEQHFNSGIPIDMDQSFYVGDAAGRKDDHSDADKKFAEKIGLKFHLPEEYFDA, encoded by the exons ATGTTGGGGCCGTGGAGAAAAGAAACAGCAGCGATATGT GAAAGTGATCAGGACAAGTTGAAGCAGATGGCGAGTGAAGGGGATCAGTCTTCTACAAAG AGAGAAGGAGATGTAGAGACTGAGACAGACAAAAGGGATACAAAGAAGCTAAAGGTAGATCATGTG ACTCATGAAAATGAGGAAATTGGTCAAGAAAAAAAGAATGTTACAAACGAAAAG ATTGTTGCAGAGTATGCAAAGTCAGGAAGATCGTCATGCAAGAAATGCTCTGAGAAGATCGAATCCAAATCCTTAAGAATGGGATTGAGTAGCTGGGACTCACGCGGTTTTGAAAATACCAAATGGCATCACTTAGACTGCTTCTTTCCTGTAGATGCAGACCTGGTTTCAGCAGAATCAATCAAAGGGTTTGCAGATTTAAAG AGCGGTGAtcaagaaaagttgaagaaactGGTGGCTGAACAGGATCAATCTTGTAAGAAG TCGAATGAAGATGGTGAAACTGAGCTACAGGAATCGGATCAGAAGAGTGAAAAG ATATCTGGTTCACCAGACGAGGCCATTGGATCTGAGATAGCCTCCTATGCAGTTAGCGATGTCAAGGACAATTATAAG GGTGCGACATTACAACCGAAATGGAAGGCATTCCAGACTATCATATATCTTGAACGG GATGACGGCCTCCACGATTCAAAAAAAATTGCTGCCTTTGATTTCGATGGATGTCTTGCAAAAACATCAGTTCAAAG AGTAGGTGCAAACGCGTGGTCTCTTATGTACGCTTCAATACCAAAGAAGTTGCAGAGCTTGTATAATGATGGCTACAAACTG GTTATCTTCACCAATGAATCAAATATCGAGCGCTGGAAGAACAAACGTCAGGTAGCTGTGGATTCTAAAATTGGAAGACTTTACGCTTTCATCAAGCTCGTAAATGTCCCAATTCAG GTTTTTATTGCTTGTGGTGTAAGTAAAGGTCAAGAGGTGGACCCTTTTCGCAAACCACAACCTGGAATGTGGCGCGTCATGGAACAACATTTTAACTCTGGAATTCCAATCGATATGGACCA GTCATTTTATGTTGGTGATGCTGCTGGAAGAAAAGATGATCATAGTGATGCTGACAAGAAGTTTGCAGAG AAAATTGGATTGAAGTTTCACCTTCCTGAGGAATACTTTGATGCATGA